From one Ctenopharyngodon idella isolate HZGC_01 chromosome 15, HZGC01, whole genome shotgun sequence genomic stretch:
- the stim1a gene encoding stromal interaction molecule 1a isoform X2: protein MELSRLATFWIVCICFLLECRADKPNQVSPDPLPADNGVSELCRIDELLCQDEIAILSFEAIRSIHKQMDDDANGNVDVSETDGFLREDLNYHDPKAKHNSFHGDDQLISVEDLWNAWKSSEVYNWTVDQVVNWISNYVELPQYAEAFRKMNFNGTAMPRLAVKNVTLTQTVLKILDRSHVQKLQLKALDTVLFGAPMMNRHNHLKDFMLVVSIVIGMGGCWFAYIQNRHSKDHMKKMMKDLESLHRAEQSLHDLQQKLQIAQEEHRSVEVEKVNLEQKMRDEINAAKQEAQRLKELREGTVNELSRQKYAEEELEQVRMALKKAEKELESRSSWSPPGALQKWLQLTHEVEVQYYNIKKQNAERQLQVAKEGAEKIKKKRNTLFGTFHVAHSSSLDDVDHKILAAKQALGEVTAALRERLHRWQQIEILTGFTLVNNPGLPSLASALNLDPSFMGGRSTPQHFLSDDMDDMDEDIVAPGTLQSPSMMSLRQRHIDPQLALGSQRLVESCLALCGQEGEGSSYSSRSRTALRQSHSHSYGQFDSMGLPPLSSAMSHPSIYSAASSHGPHSSSGATAPHASHYHSSYFQPMDTIPDLPYDASPERPHRCGSYGDLNRSDSDSSLCISQTGEQLRLSYSSKSFPVKPTSLLHGPYSRSEEGAHSHTHNGGNRVHDGGPSPDGIPDSPILMKKVYGIEKSASMSEILVSQAVMSMSESSRSLSPNSTEPDTPSPTGLAGNRIPQTSSKKSPPEEDSGSTGEDTDSVASRKKHTFKIFKKQKK, encoded by the exons AGCTTTGCCGCATTGATGAGCTTCTTTGCCAGGACGAGATCGCCATCCTCAGTTTTGAGGCCATCCGCAGCATTCACAAGCAAATGGATGACGATGCCAATGGGAATGTGGATGTTTCGGAGACTGATGGG TTTTTAAGAGAGGACCTCAACTACCATGACCCCAAAGCCAAGCACAACAGTTTCCACGGTGACGACCAGCTCATCAGCGTGGAGGACCTGTGGAACGCCTGGAAGAGTTCGGAAG TGTACAACTGGACAGTGGATCAAGTTGTGAACTGGATTAGCAACTATGTCGAGTTGCCACAATACGCGGAAGCCTTCCGGAAGATGAATTTCAATGGTACCGCCATGCCCCG ATTGGCAGTGAAGAATGTCACTCTGACACAAACCGTCCTGAAGATTCTGGACCGGAGTCACGTTCAGAAACTACAGCTTAAAGCTCTGGATACGGTTCTGTTCGGAGCCCCTATGA TGAACAGACATAACCATCTGAAGGACTTCATGCTGGTGGTGTCCATAGTCATCGGAATGGGAGGTTGCTGGTTCGCTTACATCCAAAACCGCCACTCTAAAGACCACATGAAGAAGATGATGAAAGACCTTGAGAGCCTCCATCGGGCAGAACAAAGCCTTCATGACCTACAGCAGAA GTTACAGATTGCTCAGGAGGAGCACCGTTCAGTGGAGGTAGAGAAGGTGAACCTGGAGCAGAAGATGAGGGATGAGATCAACGCTGCCAAACAGGAGGCGCAGAGGCTAAAGGAGCTCCGGGAGGGAACTGTTAATGAGCTGAGCCGACAGAAATACGCAGAGGAGGAGCTGGAGCAG GTGCGCATGGCCCTGAAGAAGGCTGAGAAGGAGCTGGAGTCTCGCAGCAGCTGGTCTCCTCCTGGAGCCCTGCAGAAATGGCTACAGCTCACTCATGAGGTGGAGGTGCAGTACTACAACATCAAGAAACAGAATGCAGAGAGACAGCTGCAGGTGGCCAAAGAGGGG GCAGAAAAGATTAAGAAGAAGAGAAATACTTTATTCGGGACGTTCCATGTGGCACACAGTTCTTCACTGGATGATGTCGATCACAAAATACTTGCAGCCAA GCAAGCTCTGGGTGAGGTAACGGCAGCTCTGAGAGAGAGACTCCATCGCTGGCAGCAGATTGAGATCTTAACAGGCTTCACGCTGGTAAATAACCCAGGCCTGCCCTCTCTGGCCTCCGCCCTCAACCTGGACCCCAGCTTCATGGGCGGCCGCAGCACACCCCAGCACTTCTTGTCTGACGACATGGATGACATGGACGAGGACATAGTGGCACCTGGAACCCTCCAAT CTCCCAGTATGATGTCACTCCGGCAACGCCACATTGACCCGCAGCTGGCCCTGGGTTCGCAGAGGTTGGTAGAGAGTTGTCTTGCACTTTGTGGGCAGGAAGGGGAGGGTAGCTCATACTCGTCCAGATCTAGGACGGCGCTACGCCAGTCGCACAGCCACTCTTACGGGCAGTTTGACTCTATGGGACTGCCTCCGCTTTCCTCAGCTAtgtctcatccctctatctacTCCGCCGCCTCATCTCATGGTCCCCACTCCTCTTCCGGCGCCACTGCCCCTCATGCATCCCACTATCACTCTTCATATTTCCAGCCCATGGACACCATCCCAGACCTCCCCTATGATGCCAGCCCAGAGCGCCCCCACCGTTGCGGTAGCTATGG GGACTTGAATCGCTCCGACTCTGATTCCTCTTTGTGTATATCCCAGACCGGCGAACAGCTACGCTTGTCCTACAGTTCCAAAAGCTTCCCTGTGAAGCCCACTTCACTCCTGCATGGCCCCTACTCGCGCTCTGAAGAGGGAGCCCACTCTCACACCCATAATGGAGGCAACAGAGTTCATGATGGGGGCCCATCTCCTGACGGAATTCCCGATAGTCCCATATTAATGAAGAAGGTGTATGGCATTGAGAAATCTGCCAGTATGAGTGAGATCCTTGTCTCTCAGGCAGTGATGTCTATGTCAGAATCCTCACGCTCCTTAAGCCCAAACTCCACTGAACCCGACACGCCGTCCCCCACTGGACTGGCTGGAAACCGCATACCCCAGACCTCCTCGAAAAAGAGCCCCCCAGAGGAGGACAGCGGCTCTACAGGTGAAGACACTGACTCTGTTGCCAGTCGCAAGAAACACACCTTCAAGATCTTCaaaaaacagaagaaataa
- the stim1a gene encoding stromal interaction molecule 1a isoform X1: MELSRLATFWIVCICFLLECRADKPNQVSPDPLPADNGVSELCRIDELLCQDEIAILSFEAIRSIHKQMDDDANGNVDVSETDGFLREDLNYHDPKAKHNSFHGDDQLISVEDLWNAWKSSEVYNWTVDQVVNWISNYVELPQYAEAFRKMNFNGTAMPRLAVKNVTLTQTVLKILDRSHVQKLQLKALDTVLFGAPMMNRHNHLKDFMLVVSIVIGMGGCWFAYIQNRHSKDHMKKMMKDLESLHRAEQSLHDLQQKLQIAQEEHRSVEVEKVNLEQKMRDEINAAKQEAQRLKELREGTVNELSRQKYAEEELEQVRMALKKAEKELESRSSWSPPGALQKWLQLTHEVEVQYYNIKKQNAERQLQVAKEGAEKIKKKRNTLFGTFHVAHSSSLDDVDHKILAAKQALGEVTAALRERLHRWQQIEILTGFTLVNNPGLPSLASALNLDPSFMGGRSTPQHFLSDDMDDMDEDIVAPGTLQYAALLMGRRASDLWSLNSDCQSFWKYSAPSMMSLRQRHIDPQLALGSQRLVESCLALCGQEGEGSSYSSRSRTALRQSHSHSYGQFDSMGLPPLSSAMSHPSIYSAASSHGPHSSSGATAPHASHYHSSYFQPMDTIPDLPYDASPERPHRCGSYGDLNRSDSDSSLCISQTGEQLRLSYSSKSFPVKPTSLLHGPYSRSEEGAHSHTHNGGNRVHDGGPSPDGIPDSPILMKKVYGIEKSASMSEILVSQAVMSMSESSRSLSPNSTEPDTPSPTGLAGNRIPQTSSKKSPPEEDSGSTGEDTDSVASRKKHTFKIFKKQKK, from the exons AGCTTTGCCGCATTGATGAGCTTCTTTGCCAGGACGAGATCGCCATCCTCAGTTTTGAGGCCATCCGCAGCATTCACAAGCAAATGGATGACGATGCCAATGGGAATGTGGATGTTTCGGAGACTGATGGG TTTTTAAGAGAGGACCTCAACTACCATGACCCCAAAGCCAAGCACAACAGTTTCCACGGTGACGACCAGCTCATCAGCGTGGAGGACCTGTGGAACGCCTGGAAGAGTTCGGAAG TGTACAACTGGACAGTGGATCAAGTTGTGAACTGGATTAGCAACTATGTCGAGTTGCCACAATACGCGGAAGCCTTCCGGAAGATGAATTTCAATGGTACCGCCATGCCCCG ATTGGCAGTGAAGAATGTCACTCTGACACAAACCGTCCTGAAGATTCTGGACCGGAGTCACGTTCAGAAACTACAGCTTAAAGCTCTGGATACGGTTCTGTTCGGAGCCCCTATGA TGAACAGACATAACCATCTGAAGGACTTCATGCTGGTGGTGTCCATAGTCATCGGAATGGGAGGTTGCTGGTTCGCTTACATCCAAAACCGCCACTCTAAAGACCACATGAAGAAGATGATGAAAGACCTTGAGAGCCTCCATCGGGCAGAACAAAGCCTTCATGACCTACAGCAGAA GTTACAGATTGCTCAGGAGGAGCACCGTTCAGTGGAGGTAGAGAAGGTGAACCTGGAGCAGAAGATGAGGGATGAGATCAACGCTGCCAAACAGGAGGCGCAGAGGCTAAAGGAGCTCCGGGAGGGAACTGTTAATGAGCTGAGCCGACAGAAATACGCAGAGGAGGAGCTGGAGCAG GTGCGCATGGCCCTGAAGAAGGCTGAGAAGGAGCTGGAGTCTCGCAGCAGCTGGTCTCCTCCTGGAGCCCTGCAGAAATGGCTACAGCTCACTCATGAGGTGGAGGTGCAGTACTACAACATCAAGAAACAGAATGCAGAGAGACAGCTGCAGGTGGCCAAAGAGGGG GCAGAAAAGATTAAGAAGAAGAGAAATACTTTATTCGGGACGTTCCATGTGGCACACAGTTCTTCACTGGATGATGTCGATCACAAAATACTTGCAGCCAA GCAAGCTCTGGGTGAGGTAACGGCAGCTCTGAGAGAGAGACTCCATCGCTGGCAGCAGATTGAGATCTTAACAGGCTTCACGCTGGTAAATAACCCAGGCCTGCCCTCTCTGGCCTCCGCCCTCAACCTGGACCCCAGCTTCATGGGCGGCCGCAGCACACCCCAGCACTTCTTGTCTGACGACATGGATGACATGGACGAGGACATAGTGGCACCTGGAACCCTCCAAT ATGCAGCGTTGCTAATGGGTCGTCGAGCAAGTGATCTCTGGTCTTTGAATTCGGATTGCCAGTCATTTTGGAAGTATTCTG CTCCCAGTATGATGTCACTCCGGCAACGCCACATTGACCCGCAGCTGGCCCTGGGTTCGCAGAGGTTGGTAGAGAGTTGTCTTGCACTTTGTGGGCAGGAAGGGGAGGGTAGCTCATACTCGTCCAGATCTAGGACGGCGCTACGCCAGTCGCACAGCCACTCTTACGGGCAGTTTGACTCTATGGGACTGCCTCCGCTTTCCTCAGCTAtgtctcatccctctatctacTCCGCCGCCTCATCTCATGGTCCCCACTCCTCTTCCGGCGCCACTGCCCCTCATGCATCCCACTATCACTCTTCATATTTCCAGCCCATGGACACCATCCCAGACCTCCCCTATGATGCCAGCCCAGAGCGCCCCCACCGTTGCGGTAGCTATGG GGACTTGAATCGCTCCGACTCTGATTCCTCTTTGTGTATATCCCAGACCGGCGAACAGCTACGCTTGTCCTACAGTTCCAAAAGCTTCCCTGTGAAGCCCACTTCACTCCTGCATGGCCCCTACTCGCGCTCTGAAGAGGGAGCCCACTCTCACACCCATAATGGAGGCAACAGAGTTCATGATGGGGGCCCATCTCCTGACGGAATTCCCGATAGTCCCATATTAATGAAGAAGGTGTATGGCATTGAGAAATCTGCCAGTATGAGTGAGATCCTTGTCTCTCAGGCAGTGATGTCTATGTCAGAATCCTCACGCTCCTTAAGCCCAAACTCCACTGAACCCGACACGCCGTCCCCCACTGGACTGGCTGGAAACCGCATACCCCAGACCTCCTCGAAAAAGAGCCCCCCAGAGGAGGACAGCGGCTCTACAGGTGAAGACACTGACTCTGTTGCCAGTCGCAAGAAACACACCTTCAAGATCTTCaaaaaacagaagaaataa
- the stim1a gene encoding stromal interaction molecule 1a isoform X3, with protein MELSRLATFWIVCICFLLECRADKPNQVSPDPLPADNGVSELCRIDELLCQDEIAILSFEAIRSIHKQMDDDANGNVDVSETDGFLREDLNYHDPKAKHNSFHGDDQLISVEDLWNAWKSSEVYNWTVDQVVNWISNYVELPQYAEAFRKMNFNGTAMPRLAVKNVTLTQTVLKILDRSHVQKLQLKALDTVLFGAPMMNRHNHLKDFMLVVSIVIGMGGCWFAYIQNRHSKDHMKKMMKDLESLHRAEQSLHDLQQKLQIAQEEHRSVEVEKVNLEQKMRDEINAAKQEAQRLKELREGTVNELSRQKYAEEELEQVRMALKKAEKELESRSSWSPPGALQKWLQLTHEVEVQYYNIKKQNAERQLQVAKEGAEKIKKKRNTLFGTFHVAHSSSLDDVDHKILAAKQALGEVTAALRERLHRWQQIEILTGFTLVNNPGLPSLASALNLDPSFMGGRSTPQHFLSDDMDDMDEDIVAPGTLQYAALLMGRRASDLWSLNSDCQSFWKYSAPSMMSLRQRHIDPQLALGSQRDLNRSDSDSSLCISQTGEQLRLSYSSKSFPVKPTSLLHGPYSRSEEGAHSHTHNGGNRVHDGGPSPDGIPDSPILMKKVYGIEKSASMSEILVSQAVMSMSESSRSLSPNSTEPDTPSPTGLAGNRIPQTSSKKSPPEEDSGSTGEDTDSVASRKKHTFKIFKKQKK; from the exons AGCTTTGCCGCATTGATGAGCTTCTTTGCCAGGACGAGATCGCCATCCTCAGTTTTGAGGCCATCCGCAGCATTCACAAGCAAATGGATGACGATGCCAATGGGAATGTGGATGTTTCGGAGACTGATGGG TTTTTAAGAGAGGACCTCAACTACCATGACCCCAAAGCCAAGCACAACAGTTTCCACGGTGACGACCAGCTCATCAGCGTGGAGGACCTGTGGAACGCCTGGAAGAGTTCGGAAG TGTACAACTGGACAGTGGATCAAGTTGTGAACTGGATTAGCAACTATGTCGAGTTGCCACAATACGCGGAAGCCTTCCGGAAGATGAATTTCAATGGTACCGCCATGCCCCG ATTGGCAGTGAAGAATGTCACTCTGACACAAACCGTCCTGAAGATTCTGGACCGGAGTCACGTTCAGAAACTACAGCTTAAAGCTCTGGATACGGTTCTGTTCGGAGCCCCTATGA TGAACAGACATAACCATCTGAAGGACTTCATGCTGGTGGTGTCCATAGTCATCGGAATGGGAGGTTGCTGGTTCGCTTACATCCAAAACCGCCACTCTAAAGACCACATGAAGAAGATGATGAAAGACCTTGAGAGCCTCCATCGGGCAGAACAAAGCCTTCATGACCTACAGCAGAA GTTACAGATTGCTCAGGAGGAGCACCGTTCAGTGGAGGTAGAGAAGGTGAACCTGGAGCAGAAGATGAGGGATGAGATCAACGCTGCCAAACAGGAGGCGCAGAGGCTAAAGGAGCTCCGGGAGGGAACTGTTAATGAGCTGAGCCGACAGAAATACGCAGAGGAGGAGCTGGAGCAG GTGCGCATGGCCCTGAAGAAGGCTGAGAAGGAGCTGGAGTCTCGCAGCAGCTGGTCTCCTCCTGGAGCCCTGCAGAAATGGCTACAGCTCACTCATGAGGTGGAGGTGCAGTACTACAACATCAAGAAACAGAATGCAGAGAGACAGCTGCAGGTGGCCAAAGAGGGG GCAGAAAAGATTAAGAAGAAGAGAAATACTTTATTCGGGACGTTCCATGTGGCACACAGTTCTTCACTGGATGATGTCGATCACAAAATACTTGCAGCCAA GCAAGCTCTGGGTGAGGTAACGGCAGCTCTGAGAGAGAGACTCCATCGCTGGCAGCAGATTGAGATCTTAACAGGCTTCACGCTGGTAAATAACCCAGGCCTGCCCTCTCTGGCCTCCGCCCTCAACCTGGACCCCAGCTTCATGGGCGGCCGCAGCACACCCCAGCACTTCTTGTCTGACGACATGGATGACATGGACGAGGACATAGTGGCACCTGGAACCCTCCAAT ATGCAGCGTTGCTAATGGGTCGTCGAGCAAGTGATCTCTGGTCTTTGAATTCGGATTGCCAGTCATTTTGGAAGTATTCTG CTCCCAGTATGATGTCACTCCGGCAACGCCACATTGACCCGCAGCTGGCCCTGGGTTCGCAGAG GGACTTGAATCGCTCCGACTCTGATTCCTCTTTGTGTATATCCCAGACCGGCGAACAGCTACGCTTGTCCTACAGTTCCAAAAGCTTCCCTGTGAAGCCCACTTCACTCCTGCATGGCCCCTACTCGCGCTCTGAAGAGGGAGCCCACTCTCACACCCATAATGGAGGCAACAGAGTTCATGATGGGGGCCCATCTCCTGACGGAATTCCCGATAGTCCCATATTAATGAAGAAGGTGTATGGCATTGAGAAATCTGCCAGTATGAGTGAGATCCTTGTCTCTCAGGCAGTGATGTCTATGTCAGAATCCTCACGCTCCTTAAGCCCAAACTCCACTGAACCCGACACGCCGTCCCCCACTGGACTGGCTGGAAACCGCATACCCCAGACCTCCTCGAAAAAGAGCCCCCCAGAGGAGGACAGCGGCTCTACAGGTGAAGACACTGACTCTGTTGCCAGTCGCAAGAAACACACCTTCAAGATCTTCaaaaaacagaagaaataa
- the stim1a gene encoding stromal interaction molecule 1a isoform X4: MELSRLATFWIVCICFLLECRADKPNQVSPDPLPADNGVSELCRIDELLCQDEIAILSFEAIRSIHKQMDDDANGNVDVSETDGFLREDLNYHDPKAKHNSFHGDDQLISVEDLWNAWKSSEVYNWTVDQVVNWISNYVELPQYAEAFRKMNFNGTAMPRLAVKNVTLTQTVLKILDRSHVQKLQLKALDTVLFGAPMMNRHNHLKDFMLVVSIVIGMGGCWFAYIQNRHSKDHMKKMMKDLESLHRAEQSLHDLQQKLQIAQEEHRSVEVEKVNLEQKMRDEINAAKQEAQRLKELREGTVNELSRQKYAEEELEQVRMALKKAEKELESRSSWSPPGALQKWLQLTHEVEVQYYNIKKQNAERQLQVAKEGAEKIKKKRNTLFGTFHVAHSSSLDDVDHKILAAKQALGEVTAALRERLHRWQQIEILTGFTLVNNPGLPSLASALNLDPSFMGGRSTPQHFLSDDMDDMDEDIVAPGTLQSPSMMSLRQRHIDPQLALGSQRDLNRSDSDSSLCISQTGEQLRLSYSSKSFPVKPTSLLHGPYSRSEEGAHSHTHNGGNRVHDGGPSPDGIPDSPILMKKVYGIEKSASMSEILVSQAVMSMSESSRSLSPNSTEPDTPSPTGLAGNRIPQTSSKKSPPEEDSGSTGEDTDSVASRKKHTFKIFKKQKK; encoded by the exons AGCTTTGCCGCATTGATGAGCTTCTTTGCCAGGACGAGATCGCCATCCTCAGTTTTGAGGCCATCCGCAGCATTCACAAGCAAATGGATGACGATGCCAATGGGAATGTGGATGTTTCGGAGACTGATGGG TTTTTAAGAGAGGACCTCAACTACCATGACCCCAAAGCCAAGCACAACAGTTTCCACGGTGACGACCAGCTCATCAGCGTGGAGGACCTGTGGAACGCCTGGAAGAGTTCGGAAG TGTACAACTGGACAGTGGATCAAGTTGTGAACTGGATTAGCAACTATGTCGAGTTGCCACAATACGCGGAAGCCTTCCGGAAGATGAATTTCAATGGTACCGCCATGCCCCG ATTGGCAGTGAAGAATGTCACTCTGACACAAACCGTCCTGAAGATTCTGGACCGGAGTCACGTTCAGAAACTACAGCTTAAAGCTCTGGATACGGTTCTGTTCGGAGCCCCTATGA TGAACAGACATAACCATCTGAAGGACTTCATGCTGGTGGTGTCCATAGTCATCGGAATGGGAGGTTGCTGGTTCGCTTACATCCAAAACCGCCACTCTAAAGACCACATGAAGAAGATGATGAAAGACCTTGAGAGCCTCCATCGGGCAGAACAAAGCCTTCATGACCTACAGCAGAA GTTACAGATTGCTCAGGAGGAGCACCGTTCAGTGGAGGTAGAGAAGGTGAACCTGGAGCAGAAGATGAGGGATGAGATCAACGCTGCCAAACAGGAGGCGCAGAGGCTAAAGGAGCTCCGGGAGGGAACTGTTAATGAGCTGAGCCGACAGAAATACGCAGAGGAGGAGCTGGAGCAG GTGCGCATGGCCCTGAAGAAGGCTGAGAAGGAGCTGGAGTCTCGCAGCAGCTGGTCTCCTCCTGGAGCCCTGCAGAAATGGCTACAGCTCACTCATGAGGTGGAGGTGCAGTACTACAACATCAAGAAACAGAATGCAGAGAGACAGCTGCAGGTGGCCAAAGAGGGG GCAGAAAAGATTAAGAAGAAGAGAAATACTTTATTCGGGACGTTCCATGTGGCACACAGTTCTTCACTGGATGATGTCGATCACAAAATACTTGCAGCCAA GCAAGCTCTGGGTGAGGTAACGGCAGCTCTGAGAGAGAGACTCCATCGCTGGCAGCAGATTGAGATCTTAACAGGCTTCACGCTGGTAAATAACCCAGGCCTGCCCTCTCTGGCCTCCGCCCTCAACCTGGACCCCAGCTTCATGGGCGGCCGCAGCACACCCCAGCACTTCTTGTCTGACGACATGGATGACATGGACGAGGACATAGTGGCACCTGGAACCCTCCAAT CTCCCAGTATGATGTCACTCCGGCAACGCCACATTGACCCGCAGCTGGCCCTGGGTTCGCAGAG GGACTTGAATCGCTCCGACTCTGATTCCTCTTTGTGTATATCCCAGACCGGCGAACAGCTACGCTTGTCCTACAGTTCCAAAAGCTTCCCTGTGAAGCCCACTTCACTCCTGCATGGCCCCTACTCGCGCTCTGAAGAGGGAGCCCACTCTCACACCCATAATGGAGGCAACAGAGTTCATGATGGGGGCCCATCTCCTGACGGAATTCCCGATAGTCCCATATTAATGAAGAAGGTGTATGGCATTGAGAAATCTGCCAGTATGAGTGAGATCCTTGTCTCTCAGGCAGTGATGTCTATGTCAGAATCCTCACGCTCCTTAAGCCCAAACTCCACTGAACCCGACACGCCGTCCCCCACTGGACTGGCTGGAAACCGCATACCCCAGACCTCCTCGAAAAAGAGCCCCCCAGAGGAGGACAGCGGCTCTACAGGTGAAGACACTGACTCTGTTGCCAGTCGCAAGAAACACACCTTCAAGATCTTCaaaaaacagaagaaataa